From a single Candoia aspera isolate rCanAsp1 chromosome 2, rCanAsp1.hap2, whole genome shotgun sequence genomic region:
- the MCM2 gene encoding DNA replication licensing factor MCM2: MADSSESNMATSPVYSSRRGEAFTSSPGRDLPPFEDESEGLLGTGGLPDEEEEDGEELIGEGMERDYRPIPELDVYEAEGLALDDEDLEELTASQREAAERAMRQRDREMGRGLGRMRSGLLYESDDEDEDRPLRKRRLAEQAADGMEEEEEDMIESIENLEDMKGHSVREWVSMAAPRLEIYHRFKNFLKTHVDDHGHNVFKERISDMCKENRESLVVNYEDLAAWEHVLAYFLPEAPAEMLKIFDEAAKEVVLAMYPKYDRIAQEIHVRISHLPLVEELRSLRQLHLNQLIRTSGVVTSCTGVLPQLSMVKYNCTKCSFVLGPFSQSQNQEVKPGSCPECQSVGPFEINMEETVYQNYQRVKIQESPGKVAAGRLPRSKDAILLADLVDSCKPGDEIELTGIYHNNYDGSLNTANGFPVFATVILANHITKKDNKVAVGELTDEDMKVIVGLSKDEQIGEKIFASIAPSIYGHEDIKRGLALALFGGEPKNPGGKHKVRGDINMLLCGDPGTAKSQFLKYVEKVASRAIFTTGQGASAVGLTAYVQRHPVSKEWTLEAGALVLADRGVCLIDEFDKMNDQDRTSIHEAMEQQSISISKAGIVTSLQARCTVIAAANPIGGRYDPSLTFSENVDLTEPIISRFDILCVVRDTVDPVQDEMLARFVVSSHIKHHPNSKDPVNGESQEITLPNTYGVEPIPQEVLKKYIIYAKEKVHPKLNQMDQDKVARMYSELRKESMATGSIPITVRHIESMIRMAEAHARMHLRDYVMEDDVNMAIRVMLESFIDTQKFSVMRSMRKTFARYLAFRRDNNELLLFILKQLVSEQVMYQRNRYGAQQDTTEVPEKDLIDKARQINIHNLSAFFDSELFKMNKFSRDVKRKLIVQTF, from the exons ATGGCG GATTCCTCCGAGTCGAACATGGCTACCAGCCCCGTGTACAGCTCTCGGAGAGGAGAGGCCTTCACTTCCAGTCCAGGGAGAGATCTGCCGCCCTTCGAGGACGAGTCTGAGGGACTCCTGGGGACTGGGGGACTCCCtgatgaagaggaagaagatggagAGGAGTTGATTGGAGAAGGGATGGAAAG GGACTATCGTCCTATTCCTGAGCTTGATGTCTATGAAGCTGAAGGTTTAGCCTTGGATGATGAAGATCTGGAAGAGCTAACTGCCAGCCAAAGGGAAGCAGCAGAACGGGCGATGAGACAGAGGGACCGGGAGATGGGCCGAGGCCTGGGCCGCATGCGGAGTGGACTGCTTTatg AGAGCGATGATGAAGATGAGGATCGTCCTTTGCGGAAGAGGCGCCTGGCTGAACAGGCTGCTGATGgtatggaagaggaggaggaagacatgaTTGAAAGCATAGAGAACCTGGAAGACATGAAGGGGCACTCAGTGAGGGAGTGGGTGTCCATGGCAGCTCCCCGTCTTGAGATCTACCATCGCTTCAAGAACTTCCTAAAGACCCATGTGGATGATCATGGTCACAATGTCTTCAAAGAGAGGATCAGTGACATGTGTAAAG AGAATAGAGAGAGCCTGGTGGTGAACTATGAAGATTTGGCTGCCTGGGAACATGTCCTTGCCTATTTTCTTCCGGAAGCCCCAGCTGAGATGTTGAAGATCTTTGATGAAGCAGCCAAGGAAGTAGTATTGGCTATGTATCCCAAATATGACCGAATTGCTCAGGAAATCCATGTCCGCATCTCACATCTGCCTCTGGTGGAGGAGTTACGGTCCCTTAG GCAGCTGCATCTGAACCAGCTGATCCGGACAAGTGGGGTTGTGACAAGCTGTACCGGGGTTCTTCCCCAGCTCAGCATGGTCAAGTATAATTGTACCAAATGTAGTTTTGTCTTGGGGCCTTTCTCACAGTCTCAGAACCAAGAAGTAAAACCAGGATCTTGCCCGGAGTGTCAATCTGTTGGTCCCTTTGAAATCAACATGGAGGAG ACAGTCTACCAGAACTATCAGCGCGTCAAAATCCAGGAAAGCCCAGGGAAGGTGGCAGCTGGCAGGCTTCCTCGCTCAAAGGATGCCATTTTACTGGCTGACCTGGTTGACAGTTGCAAGCCAGGGGATGAGATT GAGCTAACTGGAATTTACCATAATAATTATGACGGTTCTTTGAACACTGCTAATGGGTTTCCAGTGTTTGCAACTGTGATCCTGGCCAATCACATCACCAAGAAAGACAATAAGGTGGCTGTTGGGGAGCTCACAGATGAGGACATGAAAGTTATTGTAGGCCTGTCCAAAGATGAGCAGATCGGAGAAAAA ATCTTTGCGAGCATTGCTCCTTCAATCTATGGTCATGAAGATATCAAAAGGGGGTTGGCTCTAGCCCTGTTTGGAGGAGAACCCAAAAACCCAG GAGGGAAACATAAAGTCCGTGGGGACATCAACATGTTGCTTTGTGGCGATCCTGGAACAGCCAAGTCTCAGTTCCTCAAATATGTGGAGAAAGTAGCCAGCAGAGCGATATTCACCACCGGCCAGGGGGCTTCTGCAGTTGGTCTGACTGCCTATGTGCAGAGACATCCTGTGAGCAAGGAATGGACGCTGGAGGCCGGAGCCCTGGTGCTGGCAGACAGAGGGGTGTGCTTGATAGATGAATTTGACAAG ATGAATGATCAGGATAGGACCAGCATCCATGAAGCCATGGAACAGCAGAGCATCTCCATCTCAAAGGCTGGCATTGTCACATCTTTACAAGCTCGCTGTACTGTTATTGCTGCTGCCAATCCCATAG GTGGGCGCTATGACCCTTCTTTGACTTTCTCGGAAAACGTTGATCTGACCGAGCCCATCATATCTCGATTTGATATCCTGTGTGTGGTCAGGGACACCGTGGATCCTGTTCAG GATGAGATGCTGGCTCGGTTTGTTGTCAGTAGCCATATCAAGCATCACCCAAACAGCAAGGATCCAGTAAATGGAGAGTCTCAAGAGATTACCCTCCCTAATACTTATGGCGTAGAGCCCATTCCACAGGAGGTCCTgaagaaatacattatttatgCAAAGGAAAAAGTCCATCCCAAACTCAACCAGATGGACCAGGACAAAGTGGCCAGGATGTACAGTGAACTCAGGAAAGAATCCATG GCAACTGGAAGTATCCCCATTACAGTGCGTCACATAGAGTCCATGATCCGAATGGCGGAGGCCCATGCCCGCATGCACCTGCGGGATTATGTGATGGAGGATGATGTCAACATGGCTATCAGGGTCATGTTGGAGAGTTTCATCGACACACAGAAATTTAGTGTTATGAGAAGCATGCGGAAG ACTTTTGCCCGGTACCTTGCCTTCAGGCGGGATAACAATGAGCTCTTGCTGTTCATTTTGAAACAACTGGTATCGGAGCAGGTGATGTATCAGAGGAACCGCTATGGAGCACAGCAGGACACCACTGAAGTGCCAGAGAAAGACTTAATTGATAAG GCTCGCCAGATCAACATCCACAACCTTTCAGCCTTCTTTGATAGTGAGCTGTTCAAGATGAACAAGTTCAGCCGTGATGTAAAGCGGAAATTAATTGTGCAAACCTTCTGA